TGAAAATGTATTCTAAAGTTTTGATACGCAGGCATTTTTCGAAATTTGAGGAATTGTATTtacagggctcgatttcacaaagaaacaagattgatcttaaaggaacacgttgccttggatcagacgagttggtcaaaacaaaagcgtttgtaataatttttataaaatgcatatggttggaaagatgttttaaaagtagaatacaatgatccacacaagtttgcctcgaaattgcgtggttttccttctactctgcgaactaacatggtcggccatttatgggagtcaaaattttgacccccataaattgccgacgtgttagtcgacaaggtaaaaggaaaaccacgcaatttcgaggcatgtttgtgtggatcattgtattctacttttacaacatctttctacccatatgcattttataaaaaaacggttacaaacgcttttcaaagaccaactcgaccgatcacccaaggcaacgtgttcctttaactatgtATCAATAtttactgctaagcaaagtgtgatgtcacaatggtGAAATCATGGATGATGAAAAACagtcatggaggaagaaaatttcCTCTGtgccatcagggcccaatttcatagcgctgctaagcacaaagatttgcttagcactacatttcttccttgataaaaacaggatctcatcaaccaaatttcatgttgttgcatgttgcttcttactggcattcagctttGGTGTGCTTgtcttgaaaatcacgtggacatttggttggcattcctgtttttatcaccgggagaaatgtcatgctaagcaaatttttgtgcttagcagcgccatgaaattgggcccagatgaatCTGTCTGTGAAATCAAGCCTTACTTGTCTGTGCACACCGGTTCtcaatttgttatgtttttgttcagtAAAAATGGTGAAGCTGTCTTCTTATGTGTCGACtgtttaaaattgtattttgacGATTTGAATTTACCTTTTTGAGCAGAACCGACCAAAACAAGAATCCTCATCATGCCTATGTATCAGCTCAGTACCAATCTTCCAAGGGCCAAAGTGGATGAGACTTTCGCCAAGGAACTGTCTGAATTCGTAGCCAAGACTCTCGGCAAAGATGAAAAGGTCAGTTGGgaatctttttttaaagattggacAATGGTAATTCTTTGTATTTTCATGATCAATAATCgactctataaaaaaaaaaaaaaaaaaaaaaaaaaaaaaaaaaaaaaaaattattgttaaaaaaaacttgcgTTTTCCACTGAGATGGCGGATGAATTTGAATGGTGCCAGGGGTTGCACTGCATGAGACTAGCACGTCCAAAAAGTTATTACTCAAGTAAAACCTCAAGTGATATTTACCTATTATAGATACGAcagcatgttttgttttcagggGGCTTGTTAAGCCATGGCGAGGGTTTTTCCTATAGAGTTTTATCTCTGGGTTGTTTAATCCCGGATCAAGTTGTTACCTATATCAATTGTTTTGAGAGATTAAAAGTATTTGTGAGGTGTTGCTTTAGAGCGGATATTTAGACAAGTTGTCAGCTTCTCGCGCAAGTCACTCGGCAGGCTCATCGCAAGATATGGGTTGTTTGTTGCTTGAGTATTGCAATTGCAAGGTATAAGCGAAGGGTATTGTGTTTATGACTCTGATAAGCCGACCAATGTTTAGAATACGTGCGTGAACTGCACGGTCCTGTGAAATgagattgttttctttctcttgGGTGGGGAGGGGTCGATTTAGTCTGTGTGAGTTCTGAATGGTGGTATGGTTACATGGTTACATGATCAGTGGAGGGACTTTGAgcacaaataatgacgtcattcCTTTATTTGCAACATGACAGGTGGTGACACTGCAGGTCAACCCGGATCAAATCATGGTGAGATCCGGTTCCCAGGACCCGATGCTACATCTCACCGTTCACGCATTCACACCAAACTATTTCACCGACGAGATCAGAGAAAGTATGGTGACGTCACTGACGCCTTTCTTTTCCGAGAAACTTGGAATCACCGACCTTGGAAGGTAAATAGTTTTTCGatggttattttttctttttgttcgcACAGACGGTGATTTTTAAACTAATGAACAATAGATTTACAAAGTAAAGTGATAAAACCTTCAACTTTTGCCTTTTTTCAACTataggcactagacactattgataatatactcataataattgttgcCATATAAAAACTAAGGCCtacttggtgacaagcaatATTGCTTGTCACCAATGGAGAATGGTTGATTAGTTTTTTGTCCTCTCAGATCTTAAACCGAACAATATAGACTTACTAATTGAAATGGTAAACCTTCACCTTTTGCATTGTTCAactaggcactggacactattgataattactcaaaataattgtgagcatgaaaacttacttggtatacaATCAATGtagtgctgttgatagtataaagcattgtgagaaacggctccctttgaacgtagcctttgagaaagaggtaatttccacTCATGACCAatttgagtcaacattttcacaggttattttatgcaaatattgagatacaccaattgagaataatggtctttgaaaaatcCCAAAGGTGTGTTTGTTGTATTTCTTGTTGTATTTCTTGTAAAACGTGTACTTATTTTGTTACTGTTTCTCATTGCAATTATAAACATCTGAACGAatcattttgtgtttattttttccaCACACTTAGGATAATCTTGTCCTTCCATCAAGTTGAGGCTTCACATGTCGGGATATTCGGGAAACTTGTCAGCCAGAAATAAAGACGTGACGTCGACCGAGCAATAATATATGCAATATGCCAAATTCTATCCTGCttaatgtttaaaaacaaaatgttcttaTTTTTTGTAGTTTTCGTTGATCATACTTGATGCTTTTACTGTCatacttattttgttgtttttgcttttcTCCGTGTACTTGTCGCACTTGTGTGGCTATAAAAGTCTGAATCCAGTCTGAATCCATGTGCAAGAATAAAAGAATTGTAACTGATGTCAAAATACAGACTTTTCAGTTGTTGATAATGAGAAGCGCTGGTTATAGCATGACGGCCGAATGTCAACAAAACAACACCCAGTCTTGTTAACAAATTAATGTTCCGACTAAATTCAACATTGTTTGCAAACTTTagatttgtttccaacaaattcacactattttagaaaaaaaaaaccttgggcTGTGACATTGCGATAGCCGGTGATAACTAAAAGCCATCAATaaacagtaaaataaaacacattcaTCACTTTACAACGAGCATTTAGGCCccataaattaaacaaaattgtgacaaaTATTTTACGACTTTTTGATACGAATcgtaaaaaaatgtttcatcTATatatgtggtttattatttggtatatatatatataaatatatatatattttttttaaccagtcatgtctagtttttaattttggcccagaTTCTTATGACCTTCTTACACAATCGTGATAAATTGTAGGATTTGTTGTCGTCTTGAAAGAGAAACGAGTTTTACATTCCTTCGCCTCGCCTCACTTTTTCgctctttttaaatattttgtttaatttttgtattatacTAATATACAGTAAACACAAGTCATATGTCCTCAACGGAAAATGGAATTCAATTTTACGCGGTGTTATATCATCACATCCGGAAACCCTTGTTTGTAGTTCAGTTACGCAATAGGTACTAGCTATCAAAAGAGCTCTACCGAAAGCCGGAGTTAAaatttttcacttttctttATGCCTTCGTTGCTCAAGATCTTAAAAAATATGGAACCAAACTCAACCgtcattttatttataaacaccTTAGGCATATGAAAACAACTGGGTAATTTGCACAGAAGCACCCTAACTTTGGCCATGTATGTCTACATTTTATACGATTTACGAGAAAGTAAGATAACTGTAATAGCTTGGAAATAGTTAATTTGTCAGTATATTTCTTGTAAAGAATGACTAAACGATTTGCTAATTGAAATAGCTGTGCTTAAAAATGTAGATAAGAAGAGGAAAATGTACTATTATTAAAGCATATTCATTCATATAAAATGATGttgtagttttgtttatttttatgttcagTCCAGGCTACCACGCAAACAGGATTATACCTGTCCCTTAGCTGTGGTTTGCTTCCTTTCCCTGCAAGATATTTTTGCCAAATGACCCTCCAATTTCGTTTTAATTCAGAGAACCTTTAAAGAGTCTGTGTACTTTTCGTAGGtcgaaaaaaacattttccacagattaacattaattTGCTCAAGTTACTTCGGGGCATCGATAACTAGGttaattaaaatattattattacaaataacaagatttttttatttattaaagagTGATGTGAAaactttgaagataatggtggtagaaagcttcccttaaaatattaggtGCTGTATAGTTCTACAGCGCCTCAGCAAAACAAATAGAAGGGAAGCCttctaatatcattatcttcaaactgtgtaaatctgtggacattgtgttttgtgtttcaaaaagtacccaaatcctttaaccatTGGACACTGGTTCATTAATTAACTGAGGGATTGGGATATTTGTGTAATATGAAAGACTAAGACAAGAACAcacattacatgtatattggtTAACATTGGTTGCTGGTAAAGATTTATTGAAATGTAAAAGCAGAAGGAAACATTTCACTCCAATCTACAGGTATTTATTGCATCGAGCTTCTATAACACACCAACAATTTGAAAGATCATTTAGAAGAATATACCGTGCCATCAAAGGTTCAAACCCTACAATAACTCATGAAAATCTGACAAGACTAGTTCAAACTTTTGGCAATATTTATACATGATCTCAACgaaattgattatttttaattggcAGTTCATTTACCCGTCACTGATTTGAAAGAACCTGTAGTTCCATAAACTGAGTTTTCAAAATCCGATTCCAAGTCCACGAATTCCAAGGTAATGAAAATATCATTGGATTCCCAAAAATCAACTTTCTAAAGAGGTTTTGGGACCATTTTGTTTACTTACAACGAAAAACAACATGTGAACAAAACTGAGTTGCAAGTAGTTATAATGACCTGGTGAAATAtaggtataaaaaaaacattgttttttggTTACTTGAGAGTCAAAGTTGCTtcagattttcaattttgttagaTTTGTTTCTCTGTCAATGGTATTTTATttaccagtcagtttcccttgagatttattatttgatattaaggccgtgtccgaaacggcgacttcggctccAGCTACGGCTATATCGCGcgtgtctgcctattcttcaacactggtagacgcgctgatctagacgtagctgtagctgaagtcgccgtttcggacacagcctaaTAAGAACAAACACATGGCCTGTATTATAACATACATTATTGCATACCCTGAAATTCATCTAACATACTTTGTTAGACTAGCCCATTCCATCACATCCCACTTTTGCTctttttagtaaaaaataaagtaaacaataCATATAAAGAGACATCTGCAATTTTTGCTGAACATCGTTTCCTGTTGCGATAACAATCAGTGCTTTGTAAATACTTTTcttgaacaaaatcaaaacacttTTATGGTTTCTtttaatatactttttttttcattccaaaattaaaatatctttcttccACCTTCAGTAGAAATACACAATTTCAGCTTAGAGATCTTTTACAAAAATTTATACATTTCTATAATAAATTGTTAGTACTTTCTGCCTGCATAATGATGGATGAGACTACGAGTTTAAACACGACATCTTGACATTTGAAGTTAATTtagaaatttgtttttgcccgaacaccgatgtgttttaatCACTCTATACTCTGTGCTTTCTCCAACTAAGTTCTATGAAACTAATCCACATGCAAATCACttgttagcctgaacatctgacgtcacactttgaggctcgcaAATAACGCCAGCGACCTGCCTCAAAAAACGACGTgtagattcacctttgacctcggtcatttcacatagagatacgcagtcaaattctattgcggacgtgacagcagtgactgtttgggcatctatgtcacaCCGCACTGCAggtatcattgtatccaatggaatcactggatttAGCGGCAGTGACCTGCCTTTatccttgtggataaagacagggggcACAGTCTAATCACTTGTgtgcttaacacacatcagtgtaagggtaaacaaataatatatatactctttatccctgatgcaaaactaacatctatgaAGTTGATTTACTTATTACCGAGTTTGATGACATCCAACAAACCAAAGGCTTTCTGTATAGGATGGGTTTCCATTGTTTCCCGCCTCAAATTAAGTCTCATCTTTCAATTTATTTGGTCCAACCAAGCAAAATATTCAGCCCTTGCAATCAAATAAAGAGAAAAAACCTTATTGGATAACAAGGTGGCTCATCAACCGTCGCATAGGATACCAAACCAGATTGTATTGCTTCTGCTATTGGTCAAATGGCTTCCAATAGACTGGCcccccttcaaatgtttccaTAGTTCAATTGCCATTACAGAAAGCCCATTGGATACATGGCCCTTCCATAGCAAAActcaaagacaaaataaaagacattttgagaaaagcaagtacagagataagctgttttgcctTAAAAACATGACGAAGTGCAAAAAAGCCCAAGATAGGACATGTTATATTCAAATCCACACAAAGCATGCTTTTGAAATTTGTCAATGGGGGAAAAGCCTCCTCAATTTAACAAGAAATGATCTTGCATAAAAACTCAAACTTTTGAACTGGATTTCTTTACCATGGAAGGATCATAGAGTATATGAAGATATATCATTAGCACCTATTGTACATATAAAGCTCCATTGAAGGTTATAAGCTGATGTTCGGTTCATGTTACTAAACACAACACAGCAGTCTTAACTGTAGGATCAACTACTTGCATAAACACACGTATTGAATGTATTCTTTTACAAACAGATTCTGAGGTCACAAGTAATGATACACGtacaacaaaactaacgttCTCCATTTTGGCATTTCATCTCATTTTCTTAAAGTTTTTGTCAGCTCTTCGTTATGTTCTTCTCAATCCATGCAAGATATCGTTGACCCAAACTAACAAACACTTGATGAAAATCTCACTAAATATTCCCGACACCATTTTGAAAACTATTGCCAAAAAGTTTCCTTTTTGGGGAGGGGCGTGGACTTGGGGTGTTACTCTAAGCACATCAGGCTCACCTCAAACCTCAAAGTAAATCCAGGAGAAACATTTAATTCAGAATGCTATGACAATCACTACATCAGTCGTACTTGGCTGTCAGACCCaagaacccaatttcatagagctgcttaagcacaaaaaagctAAGCACAATCAAAACattcttaccagaataaggttaccagcaaaaacagCATTCCACATGTACTAacaggtatcctgcttatttgtgcttaacagaaactttctaagcaatattttctgcttaagtgcctatgaaattgggcccaggggcagcagacttaaccCATTTTCAATTTGTCTTGGAACCTATAGCAAGGGACTAAACCCTCTTCCATACCAACTGACTAAAGTTCACCACAAGAGGGGGCTATCACATAACCATAAACATCTCATTAGAATAAACAGAGCAGCTTGATGGACTATAGTATCACaaactaaaacattttttattttattgattgaaGACAGTTGATGTTGCTCACcatgtgagggcgctgtttaataTTGGTGGTTGGCGACAAACAGCGAGGCTTCGGTGGCTGCTCCGGTGGCTCCGCCTCCATATTTTCCCAGGGCTGCCTCACCATTAACCTGGTAAAATGAAAGgaatatcaaaatattttattgataaaaaaaagccgTCGCAGCCAAAAGAAATTTTTTACTGATGAGATTATTTACAAatcaaaaagtacaaaatacataaaaatgaggagtgaaacaaaaatattaaactttCGTAAACTCTTTACTAATCTGATACTTGAGGTACCAGTAAACTCAAAGAAGTATAACAAAAAACCTAAATATTATGTTagaaatattaaattaaaacaatttgaagaacTTTACTGACATTTGTACAATTTTTCTTATACAGTAAGCAGGCACAATTTTTGGACCTTTGATAAAAGTAGGTACGCTTTATCGAGTACAAAGCCTAACCTACATGTGCACATGAAGTAGGCTATAACATACTTTTAGGGCCTTATTAATAACCGGCTGTCTACCCATGGTCTGCCATTTTTTTAGTCAAACCGCACGTAAGCGTTAAGATAACATGGTGTGCGTCTAACCGTACATGCAGTCTAAAAtgcgcaaaaacaaaacaaatacaggAAGCAAGATGTATCGTCGATAGAGTCGATATAGAGATGGTCAAAGTAGAAATATTTGATATCGAGGACAAGGGCTGTACACATTTTGAGGCTTTAACATACATGTGAGGCTATCCAACTACAATTATTCTgattttttccaagggcaaaacaatattggaaaacagactaaagtaggaataAACTTAGGCCTGGAATCTTCAGCCCTTACCTTGGCACGATTGAGCAGCTCCTCCTGTGCAGCCTTCACATTCTCCTTCTTACCTCCCCAAGCCTTGAGCACACTAGCCTGGAGGGCACGACCGTAGGAGAAGGTCAGGGCCCAAGGCTTCTTGCCCGGGTAAGCATTGATGGCATTCAGATGAACTGATGCCCCTTCCTCAGACTGACCACCAGACAAGAAAGTCACACCTGAAAATGacacattataataataataaataataataatcaagattattaattttggtttcaccaatatacactgatgtgtgaaagccctgtatactcagtactttcccaaattctgtgaaaaatcacaggcatattactcgggtgggatttgaacccccaatatttgcaattctagagcagtgtcataccaaccaGACTATCGAGATTGCCCAATAGCTAgagacagttcgaatcctatgtgttagcagtgggtactgcagcgatttaatagatgttaaatttgcattggggatgaagacatttgtaaagcgccaaaATGctaaagcctctaagcgcataaagaaaacaataaaatgtgaaAGGTACAATACAAGTGggcagattacaaataagcagcttgaaacaaatgagttttgaacACAGACTTCAAACTCTTTGAAGCTttgccatgaaaaaaaaacaagcctgttTGGACTCGACGctcatgagaagaaaaaacaaaaatcaaagacaAGCAGAGTGAACTGCTCgaaatgtcgagaccaaaccCAACATCTCCCTCAAAAGGGTATCAATACATGGTTGCAACCACAAGCTTACTATCATGTTTAGTCTGTTCTTAAagatatacatatatatatatatttttttatgcaagtcgccagacacacaagggctgaaagccacttcaaggtgtaggCTGTGTTGGTTACCTGGCATGGCTGGAGGTACAGTTCTTGACAAAGCAACCACTGTGGCGCAGCCCACCTCTTCTGGGGTGTTCTTAGTAGGGCAGCTCTGTCCGGCAGTCACCATGTTTGGCTTAAGCAGGGTACCCTCCAGGAAGACGCGGTGGTCAATCAGGGCCTTGTAGGTGTGTGAAAGAACCTGGGTACAAACAGCAAAATATGTGAGTCATACTTTcaatagtgtgggttcgaatccccagccaggacacttgtgtccttaagcaagacacttaactagaCACTCCTTCtagagtaccttgtttggtatatacgtgcgctatataagactttgataatactattattattaattataacAAATAAAAGTCTTATGAGGAAACTGCCCACATAGGGctatcagttggtagagcactggcacgt
Above is a genomic segment from Asterias amurensis chromosome 6, ASM3211899v1 containing:
- the LOC139938069 gene encoding macrophage migration inhibitory factor-like, whose amino-acid sequence is MPMYQLSTNLPRAKVDETFAKELSEFVAKTLGKDEKVVTLQVNPDQIMVRSGSQDPMLHLTVHAFTPNYFTDEIRESMVTSLTPFFSEKLGITDLGRIILSFHQVEASHVGIFGKLVSQK